From the Pseudarthrobacter sp. MM222 genome, one window contains:
- a CDS encoding CaiB/BaiF CoA transferase family protein, whose product MSTEPTIHAEGPLAGYLVVDLSRALAGPHAGMMLADLGARVIKVENPGTGDDTRGWGPPFVGPEDDPQATYFLSCNRNKESIALDLKSDDGRTVLRELLERADVVIENFRPGVLDRLGFSAAEMHELNPALVVLSITGFGHDGPESRRSGYDQILQGEAGLMSLTGSGPDDPQRVGVPIADLLSGMYGAFGTLAALLQRERTGQGQIVRTSLLAALIGVHAFQGTRATVAGEVPKAQGNHHPSIAPYGLFHCRQGSVQISVGSEKLWSTFASAFGIDAARPEFATNADRVRNRAKVIEEIEQAFSEFEAEPLLAKLNAAGIPAGKVRALDEVYEWEQVHSQGLVIDVEHKILGKVSLPGPPLRFFSAADTAETTLTTHTAPPLLDQDGEQIRQWLGLVPAETRRTGTGTGTPAGPEQEKR is encoded by the coding sequence ATGAGCACTGAACCGACTATCCACGCCGAGGGCCCGCTCGCGGGCTACCTTGTGGTGGACCTGAGCCGTGCCTTGGCCGGCCCGCACGCCGGCATGATGCTGGCCGACCTCGGCGCCCGGGTCATCAAAGTCGAGAACCCCGGCACCGGAGACGACACCCGCGGGTGGGGTCCCCCGTTCGTCGGTCCCGAGGACGATCCCCAGGCCACCTACTTCCTGTCCTGCAACCGCAACAAGGAATCCATCGCCCTGGACCTCAAGAGCGACGACGGCCGGACAGTCCTGCGTGAACTGCTGGAACGCGCCGACGTCGTCATCGAGAACTTCCGCCCCGGCGTCCTGGACCGGCTGGGCTTCTCCGCCGCGGAAATGCACGAGTTGAACCCTGCACTGGTGGTCCTGTCCATCACCGGCTTCGGGCACGACGGGCCGGAATCCCGGCGCAGCGGCTACGACCAGATCCTCCAGGGAGAGGCCGGACTGATGTCCCTGACCGGGTCCGGGCCGGACGATCCCCAGCGGGTGGGCGTTCCCATCGCCGATCTGCTGTCCGGAATGTACGGGGCGTTCGGGACGCTCGCCGCGCTGCTGCAGCGCGAGCGGACCGGCCAGGGCCAGATCGTGCGCACGTCACTGCTTGCGGCGCTCATCGGGGTGCACGCCTTCCAGGGCACCAGGGCAACGGTCGCCGGCGAAGTCCCCAAGGCGCAGGGAAACCACCACCCCTCCATCGCCCCCTACGGCCTTTTCCACTGCCGGCAGGGCAGTGTGCAGATCAGTGTGGGCAGCGAGAAGCTTTGGAGCACGTTCGCCTCCGCCTTTGGTATTGACGCTGCGCGGCCGGAATTCGCCACCAACGCGGACCGGGTCCGCAACCGCGCGAAAGTCATCGAAGAAATCGAGCAGGCCTTCTCCGAATTCGAGGCCGAGCCGCTGCTCGCCAAACTCAACGCCGCAGGCATTCCGGCCGGCAAAGTCCGCGCTCTGGACGAAGTCTACGAGTGGGAACAGGTCCATTCCCAGGGGCTCGTGATCGACGTCGAGCACAAAATTCTGGGGAAGGTGAGCCTGCCCGGTCCGCCGCTGCGGTTCTTCAGCGCCGCGGACACCGCGGAAACCACGCTGACAACGCACACCGCGCCGCCGCTGCTGGACCAGGACGGGGAGCAGATCCGGCAGTGGCTCGGTCTGGTGCCGGCCGAGACGAGGAGAACAGGGACTGGAACCGGCACGCCAGCCGGTCCGGAACAGGAAAAGCGCTGA
- a CDS encoding SLC13 family permease yields the protein MSAPVLSIIILAVMFLLATVLPLNMGALAFVGAFLLGSVVLGMSTNDILANFPGGLFLTIVGVTYLFAIAQNNGTIDLLVRGAVRMVGSKVALIPWVMFAITAVITAVGALSPAAVAIIAPIALSFAAKHKINPLMMGMMVVHGAQAGGFSPIAVYGVTVNGIIAKTELEANPIAIFLASFFFNLAIAVVLFIVLGGSKLLSTKGGRLVEQAAAKRMSVSLGARAAGVTLQGSGSDISSAGVSAKGTSGGSGSSPAGGSSESAGKPANGARASVPQLVTILGLIALAVISLGFKVDVGFVSITIAIILALVSPAAQKGAVNKISWSTVLLICGMLTFVGVLEEAGTIKFVSDGVTQLGMPLLAALLICYIGAVVSAFASSTAILAALIPLAVPFLATGEIGAVGVIAALAVSSTIVDVSPFSTNGALVLANAPEDVDKDKFYKQILAYSGIVVAVGPAIAWLVMVLPGWM from the coding sequence ATGTCCGCTCCCGTCCTGTCCATCATCATCCTGGCGGTGATGTTCCTCCTGGCCACGGTGCTCCCCCTCAACATGGGCGCCCTGGCCTTCGTGGGGGCATTCCTGCTCGGTTCGGTCGTGCTGGGAATGTCCACCAACGACATCCTCGCCAACTTCCCCGGCGGTCTGTTCCTCACGATCGTCGGGGTGACGTACCTGTTCGCGATTGCCCAAAACAACGGCACCATTGACCTGTTGGTCCGTGGCGCGGTGCGCATGGTGGGCAGCAAAGTCGCCCTCATCCCGTGGGTCATGTTCGCCATCACCGCGGTGATTACCGCCGTCGGCGCCCTCTCCCCCGCTGCCGTCGCCATCATCGCCCCGATTGCGCTGAGCTTCGCCGCCAAACACAAGATCAACCCGCTCATGATGGGCATGATGGTGGTCCACGGCGCACAGGCCGGCGGCTTCTCCCCCATCGCTGTCTACGGCGTCACCGTCAACGGCATCATCGCCAAGACGGAGTTGGAAGCCAACCCAATTGCGATCTTCCTGGCCAGCTTCTTCTTCAACCTCGCCATTGCCGTGGTTCTGTTCATCGTCCTCGGCGGAAGCAAACTGCTGTCCACCAAGGGTGGCCGCCTCGTCGAGCAGGCCGCCGCAAAGCGCATGTCCGTCAGCCTGGGCGCCCGCGCGGCCGGCGTCACACTGCAGGGCTCCGGCTCCGATATTTCCTCCGCCGGCGTTTCGGCTAAGGGCACCTCCGGCGGCTCCGGCAGTTCCCCTGCCGGCGGCTCCTCCGAGTCCGCCGGGAAGCCGGCCAACGGTGCCCGTGCGTCCGTGCCCCAGCTGGTCACCATCCTGGGATTGATCGCCCTGGCCGTTATCTCCCTCGGCTTCAAGGTGGACGTCGGCTTCGTTTCCATTACCATCGCCATCATCCTGGCCCTCGTATCCCCGGCAGCACAGAAGGGTGCCGTCAACAAGATCAGCTGGTCCACCGTGCTGCTCATCTGCGGCATGCTCACCTTCGTGGGTGTCCTCGAAGAAGCGGGCACCATCAAGTTCGTGTCCGACGGCGTGACCCAACTTGGCATGCCGCTCCTGGCGGCTCTGCTGATCTGCTACATCGGCGCCGTGGTGTCGGCGTTCGCGTCCTCCACCGCGATCCTTGCGGCCCTGATCCCGCTCGCGGTGCCGTTCCTGGCGACCGGAGAGATCGGCGCCGTCGGGGTGATCGCCGCCCTGGCTGTGTCCTCCACGATCGTGGACGTGTCCCCGTTCTCCACCAACGGCGCCCTGGTGCTGGCCAACGCTCCGGAAGACGTGGACAAGGACAAGTTCTACAAGCAGATTCTGGCGTACAGCGGCATCGTCGTCGCTGTCGGCCCCGCCATTGCCTGGCTGGTCATGGTGCTCCCGGGCTGGATGTAG
- a CDS encoding FadR/GntR family transcriptional regulator encodes MPKQSATQQISRVSRPRLYEQLVEQLMDYIEAAQLGPGDTLPAERELAERLGVSRATLAQALVALEVLGVIDVQHGTGAVLVYRPNVPSVLKGLREHRSRLPEIVEARSTLEVKLAELAAARRSDADMKAIDEALDAMAEEVASGAKGARGDELFHQAVTAAAHSAVLGQLMTFIAGMILETRLESLGQPGRPEQSLASHRKIADAIRDQDSAAAAAAMMEHIELVSDVALLKDVALLKNG; translated from the coding sequence ATGCCTAAGCAGTCCGCAACCCAACAGATTTCCCGGGTCTCGCGCCCTCGGCTCTACGAACAGCTCGTGGAACAGCTCATGGACTACATCGAGGCTGCCCAGCTAGGCCCCGGGGATACGTTGCCGGCCGAGCGTGAACTTGCAGAACGGCTCGGCGTTTCGCGCGCAACGCTGGCCCAGGCGCTCGTGGCGCTGGAAGTGCTGGGTGTGATCGACGTCCAGCACGGCACCGGTGCGGTGTTGGTCTACCGTCCGAATGTTCCCTCCGTACTCAAGGGCCTCCGAGAGCACCGCAGCCGGCTCCCTGAAATCGTGGAGGCTCGGAGCACGTTGGAGGTAAAGCTTGCCGAGCTCGCCGCCGCGAGGCGCAGCGATGCCGACATGAAAGCCATCGACGAGGCGCTCGACGCGATGGCGGAGGAGGTGGCCTCTGGCGCGAAGGGTGCGCGGGGCGACGAACTCTTTCACCAGGCCGTGACCGCGGCTGCGCACTCGGCCGTGCTGGGCCAACTGATGACGTTCATTGCAGGCATGATCCTGGAAACCCGCCTCGAATCACTCGGGCAGCCGGGCCGCCCGGAGCAGTCCCTTGCGTCCCACCGCAAGATCGCCGACGCAATCAGGGACCAGGATTCCGCTGCCGCTGCCGCGGCGATGATGGAGCACATCGAACTGGTTTCGGACGTAGCCCTGCTGAAAGACGTGGCCCTGCTGAAGAACGGCTGA
- a CDS encoding Rieske 2Fe-2S domain-containing protein has product MKPLPLLNLVSRLEDSAWLDPWVTRVKGTVNSVVPFPWLRDVLHGVPLGHPVHPLAVQIPLGAWTSAAVLDAVPGNERAAGILIGVGAIAAVPSAVAGFTDWSELHEQQQRVGLVHAAANIAATGLYIASLVERSRGRQSRGKLLGYLGFATVGAGGFLGGHLTYRQAAGVNHSEDVPHRFPVGWHTLAPLNELAEGELEKRTVAGMPLLVFREGQVVHVLSDVCSHLSGPLHEGKLDERGEACVICPWHGSVFELRTGEVRGGPATAGQPRFSTRIEEGVVEVSLPGAG; this is encoded by the coding sequence ATGAAACCCTTGCCGCTGCTGAATCTCGTTTCTCGACTGGAGGACAGTGCCTGGCTTGATCCATGGGTAACACGGGTCAAAGGAACCGTGAACTCGGTCGTCCCGTTCCCATGGCTTCGTGATGTGCTCCACGGGGTGCCCTTGGGACACCCGGTTCATCCTCTTGCGGTCCAAATACCGTTGGGGGCCTGGACGTCGGCCGCCGTTTTGGATGCTGTGCCCGGAAACGAGCGCGCCGCGGGCATTCTGATTGGCGTGGGGGCCATCGCCGCGGTCCCTTCGGCTGTCGCTGGCTTCACCGACTGGTCGGAACTCCATGAGCAGCAACAGCGCGTGGGCCTGGTACACGCCGCGGCGAACATCGCGGCCACCGGACTGTACATCGCGTCACTGGTGGAGCGGTCCCGCGGGCGGCAGTCGCGAGGCAAGCTGCTCGGATACCTGGGTTTTGCCACCGTTGGTGCCGGCGGCTTCCTCGGCGGCCACCTCACATATCGTCAGGCCGCCGGGGTAAACCACAGCGAGGATGTTCCGCACCGCTTCCCGGTCGGTTGGCATACCCTCGCCCCGTTGAACGAGCTCGCCGAAGGCGAGCTGGAAAAACGGACGGTGGCCGGTATGCCGCTGCTCGTGTTCCGGGAGGGCCAGGTGGTCCACGTCTTGTCGGACGTCTGCAGCCACCTCTCCGGGCCCCTCCACGAGGGCAAGCTCGACGAGCGCGGGGAGGCCTGCGTGATCTGTCCGTGGCATGGCAGCGTCTTTGAGCTGCGCACCGGAGAAGTCAGGGGCGGACCGGCGACGGCGGGCCAGCCGCGGTTCAGCACACGCATCGAGGAGGGTGTGGTGGAGGTGTCCCTCCCCGGGGCCGGGTAG
- a CDS encoding ArsR/SmtB family transcription factor: METLTQAPVLARFGYAVSDPTRARILLALSETPSYPSDLADSLGVSRQSMSNHLTCLRGCGLVVAVPDGRRSRYELADARLGNAIKDLIGVVLAVDPACCSPDGECFA, from the coding sequence ATGGAAACGCTCACCCAGGCACCAGTGCTGGCCCGGTTCGGCTATGCAGTGTCAGACCCGACCCGCGCCCGGATCCTTCTGGCACTCTCGGAAACTCCGTCCTATCCCTCGGATCTGGCTGATTCCTTGGGAGTCTCGCGTCAGAGCATGTCCAACCACCTGACGTGCCTGCGGGGCTGCGGGCTGGTTGTTGCCGTCCCTGACGGGCGGCGGAGCCGCTATGAGCTGGCAGATGCCCGGCTTGGCAACGCCATCAAGGACCTGATCGGTGTTGTGCTTGCGGTGGACCCGGCGTGCTGTTCCCCGGATGGGGAGTGCTTCGCATGA
- a CDS encoding cation diffusion facilitator family transporter, which produces MTALLHAPSPDRRKVLSRRIRLFAAATITYNVIEASVALWAGGVADSSALIGFGLDSVIEVTSALALSWQFSAKDPERREHLTLRIIAISFFALAAFVTVDALRSLTGAGEAQHSTPGLVIAALSLSIMPVLSWAQRRAGRELGSRTAVADSKQTLLCTYLSAVLLIGLILNSTLGWWWADAGAALVIAGIAVREGINAWRGEVCCAIPHATECHAEEDDGCCPPSEESSTTSAFAVPVTAATAGKEPVDSCCARRKSDALAAPVVVNLGTKPADR; this is translated from the coding sequence ATGACCGCGCTGCTTCACGCGCCCAGTCCGGATCGCCGCAAGGTGCTGAGCCGGAGGATCAGGCTGTTCGCGGCAGCCACCATTACCTATAACGTCATTGAGGCTAGTGTGGCACTCTGGGCCGGCGGGGTCGCGGACTCTTCGGCGCTTATCGGCTTCGGCCTGGACTCGGTCATTGAAGTAACTTCCGCCCTGGCTCTTTCCTGGCAATTCTCTGCCAAGGACCCGGAACGACGTGAGCACCTGACTTTGCGGATCATCGCCATTTCCTTCTTCGCCCTCGCCGCGTTCGTGACCGTGGATGCCCTCCGGTCACTCACGGGCGCAGGGGAGGCCCAGCACTCGACACCGGGCCTCGTGATCGCAGCACTGAGCCTGTCGATCATGCCTGTCCTGTCGTGGGCGCAGCGCCGGGCCGGGCGGGAACTTGGCTCCAGGACCGCCGTAGCGGATTCCAAACAGACGCTGCTCTGCACGTACCTCTCCGCCGTCCTGCTGATTGGCTTGATCCTGAACAGCACTCTGGGGTGGTGGTGGGCCGATGCCGGCGCGGCATTGGTCATTGCAGGTATCGCCGTCCGGGAAGGCATCAACGCCTGGCGCGGCGAGGTCTGCTGCGCCATACCGCACGCCACCGAGTGCCACGCTGAAGAGGATGATGGCTGCTGCCCGCCCAGCGAAGAGTCCTCAACAACATCTGCCTTCGCGGTGCCCGTGACAGCAGCGACGGCAGGCAAAGAGCCTGTGGATTCCTGCTGCGCAAGGCGCAAATCAGACGCATTGGCTGCGCCGGTCGTCGTTAACCTTGGAACAAAGCCGGCTGATCGATGA
- a CDS encoding DsbA family protein, with protein MSAVVSARRVRLVIWILLAALVGAGVIWYFVLTANKPAPAAPLAAADAQLIREDSHRVTSPATEKAQLVEFLDFECESCRAAEPLVAELQKEYGDRITFVHRYFPLPGHRNSVPSAVAVEAAAQQGKYEEMAAKLFETQPKWGEKQDSQAALFRTFAQELALDMDRYDAAVADQATKDRISKDVADGRALGVTGTPTFYLDGKKLTLNTEAQFRQLLDEAAR; from the coding sequence ATGAGCGCAGTCGTTTCCGCCCGACGGGTCCGCCTCGTAATCTGGATTCTCCTTGCGGCCCTCGTCGGCGCTGGGGTGATCTGGTACTTCGTACTCACCGCCAATAAGCCCGCTCCGGCCGCACCTCTGGCGGCTGCCGACGCCCAGCTCATCAGGGAAGACAGCCACCGGGTCACGAGCCCGGCCACTGAGAAGGCCCAGCTGGTCGAGTTCCTGGACTTCGAGTGCGAATCCTGCCGTGCTGCTGAGCCGCTGGTCGCGGAACTGCAGAAGGAGTACGGGGACCGGATCACGTTCGTTCACCGCTACTTCCCGCTGCCCGGCCACCGTAATTCCGTCCCCTCAGCCGTGGCCGTGGAAGCCGCAGCCCAGCAGGGCAAGTATGAGGAAATGGCTGCCAAGCTATTCGAGACCCAGCCAAAATGGGGCGAGAAACAGGACTCCCAGGCAGCACTGTTTAGGACCTTCGCGCAGGAACTGGCTCTGGACATGGACAGGTACGACGCGGCAGTCGCGGACCAGGCAACCAAGGACCGCATCAGCAAGGACGTCGCCGACGGACGCGCCCTCGGCGTGACAGGCACGCCCACCTTCTACCTTGACGGAAAGAAGCTCACCCTGAACACCGAAGCCCAGTTCCGGCAGCTGCTCGACGAAGCCGCGCGCTAG
- the ggt gene encoding gamma-glutamyltransferase translates to MPSVRRRLAAITAALALSVTSGVVVSPAVADPRETEKTATATGYGGAVSTVDLEASGAAIEVLRRGGNAADAAVAAAATLGVTEPYSAGIGGGGYFVFYSAKTRRVSTIDGRETAPAAMRHDAFIDPGTGKPYRFTPELVTSGVSVGVPGTPATWERALDRWGTMSLAEALTPAINVATRGFVVDDTFRLQTLDNQVRFAAFTSTSKLFLPGGTAPAVGSVFQNPELAETYRLLGENGARGFYRGALAAEIAATVQSPPKAPGTALPVPVGNMTTADLAAYRVLDQAPTHVDYRGLDVYGMAPSSSGGTTVGEALNILDPFNISEMAQPDALHHYLEASALAFADRGKYVGDPAFVDVPTKALTDPRFGKERSCQIDPRHAAKKPVPPGDVAKYDGACPAAAAAPATERDTENISTTNLTVADKWGNVVEYTLTIEQTGGSGIVVPGRGFLLNNELTDFSAVYDPADPNRIEPGKRPRSSMSPTIILKDDKPFLALGSPGGSTIITTVLQTILNRVDLGMSISKAIAAPRAAQRNSASVTAESGFIAAYGSQLAPYGHVLEPAGAPSTSAAEIGAATAIEFKSDGRMVAAAEPVRRGGGSAMVVKRSR, encoded by the coding sequence ATGCCATCAGTGAGACGCCGACTCGCTGCAATCACGGCGGCTCTGGCCTTGAGTGTTACCAGCGGTGTCGTCGTCAGCCCCGCCGTCGCAGATCCGCGGGAAACGGAAAAGACAGCCACCGCCACCGGATACGGCGGCGCAGTGAGCACCGTGGATTTGGAGGCATCCGGAGCGGCGATTGAAGTCCTCCGCAGAGGCGGCAACGCGGCGGACGCCGCCGTCGCGGCGGCCGCGACCCTGGGCGTGACCGAGCCCTACAGCGCAGGGATCGGCGGTGGAGGCTACTTCGTGTTCTACAGCGCGAAGACCCGCCGGGTCAGCACCATCGACGGCCGCGAAACTGCTCCGGCGGCGATGCGGCACGACGCGTTCATCGACCCGGGGACGGGCAAACCGTACCGCTTCACGCCGGAGCTCGTCACCAGTGGCGTCTCCGTCGGCGTCCCCGGCACGCCGGCCACGTGGGAGCGCGCGCTCGACCGTTGGGGCACGATGAGCCTCGCCGAGGCCCTCACGCCTGCAATCAACGTCGCGACCCGGGGTTTCGTGGTCGACGATACGTTCCGCCTGCAGACCCTCGACAACCAGGTCCGCTTCGCGGCGTTCACCTCGACGAGCAAGCTGTTCCTGCCGGGCGGAACAGCACCCGCCGTCGGCAGTGTCTTCCAGAACCCCGAACTCGCCGAAACCTACCGGCTCCTCGGCGAGAACGGCGCACGCGGCTTCTACCGCGGCGCCCTCGCGGCGGAAATCGCGGCCACCGTCCAGTCCCCGCCCAAGGCGCCTGGCACGGCGCTGCCCGTCCCGGTCGGCAATATGACGACGGCGGATCTGGCCGCCTACCGCGTGCTGGATCAGGCACCCACGCACGTGGACTACCGCGGCCTGGACGTTTACGGCATGGCGCCGTCGAGCAGCGGTGGCACCACCGTCGGGGAGGCGCTGAACATCCTCGACCCGTTCAACATCTCGGAGATGGCCCAGCCCGACGCCCTGCACCACTACCTCGAGGCGAGCGCCCTCGCCTTCGCGGACCGGGGGAAATACGTGGGCGACCCCGCGTTCGTCGACGTCCCCACCAAGGCGCTCACCGATCCCCGGTTCGGCAAAGAGCGCTCCTGCCAGATTGATCCGCGGCACGCGGCCAAGAAGCCCGTCCCGCCGGGGGACGTGGCCAAGTACGACGGCGCGTGCCCGGCCGCCGCTGCCGCGCCTGCCACCGAGAGGGACACGGAGAACATCTCGACCACCAACCTGACGGTCGCGGACAAATGGGGAAACGTGGTTGAGTACACGCTCACCATCGAGCAGACGGGCGGCTCCGGCATCGTGGTTCCCGGCCGCGGGTTCCTGCTCAACAACGAACTGACCGACTTTAGTGCCGTCTACGACCCGGCCGACCCGAACCGGATCGAGCCGGGCAAGCGTCCGCGCTCCTCGATGTCACCAACCATCATCCTCAAGGACGACAAACCGTTCCTCGCGCTCGGCTCGCCCGGCGGGTCCACGATCATCACCACCGTCCTGCAGACGATCCTGAACCGGGTGGACCTGGGCATGAGCATTTCCAAGGCGATCGCCGCGCCGCGTGCGGCGCAGCGGAACTCGGCCAGTGTGACGGCGGAGTCGGGATTCATCGCCGCCTACGGAAGCCAGCTCGCGCCGTACGGCCACGTGCTGGAGCCGGCCGGGGCGCCGTCGACGTCCGCGGCGGAGATCGGTGCGGCGACGGCAATCGAGTTCAAGTCCGACGGGCGCATGGTCGCCGCTGCTGAGCCGGTGCGGCGTGGGGGCGGCTCCGCGATGGTGGTCAAACGTTCACGCTGA
- a CDS encoding alpha-amylase family glycosyl hydrolase: MITVRFQYLSGIKQRLFRNARLAGSWNGWGDLPMQEVTGEDGCPAFEATVVFDDAVAGQEVRWGVRLDGPSGANQWAIATEDPYPNPVRTERIFILPTAGGHDTARYCLTVSRFFGAQKLHQYGKEHLRFAAWAPNAQAVDVVFGKKDNGYIYDDGRGIDPNQPVIPLHGIGAGIWASVPRADFASFVGLPYMYRVRTAQGVVRMRTDLHSRWQMGRGAINPENPNHPAWDGNPDSLDGGVSCSVVIDQDVVREEFEPTTDPPKQLPDEEFWLTEFTPATPVPTRLTELVIYELHIGSLGFSRIDAGKLRDAMEFIPHLVSLGINAVELMPVSETGGTFSWGYGDTHHFVIESSAGGRDKYKHFVRECHRNGIAVIQDVVYNHFDNTADRAQWQYDSDLPEQNIYYWYEGRSADHGNPDNGYLQNGSSGRTPRLWEENVRQLFISSAAEFAAEFHVDGFRVDLTEAIHRDHRREIDGSEVLAAQLYGHKLLREWSRTLNLIRPSAIRIAEDHSGWNKITEPADTGGMGFNATWFSDLYHDLIGDAANHEDRAKILHGAGFGTDGPLPWTQFCGSFARTGEAHVVYHESHDEAGNAQGTLRTIRAAINDAVLHGPTRDVAEARTRVVAGISMLSAGTPMFFMGEEIGARKPCKYDDIPGGREDILGERSGLGANLFRYYQDLIRLRRGSRAFRSRTIDIIHASDDARVLAFVRSDGTTRELVVASLNNHPFAAGYTLRTTADRLAPGGWQEIFNSDSRFYGGTDLGNYGAVLPSQDGRIDVRLPANGLVVLRRT; this comes from the coding sequence ATGATCACGGTGCGCTTCCAGTACCTCAGCGGGATAAAGCAGCGCCTCTTCCGAAACGCCCGCCTGGCCGGCTCGTGGAACGGCTGGGGCGACCTGCCCATGCAGGAGGTCACCGGCGAGGACGGCTGTCCGGCCTTTGAAGCGACCGTGGTCTTCGACGACGCCGTGGCAGGACAGGAGGTCCGGTGGGGTGTCCGCCTGGACGGTCCGTCCGGTGCGAACCAGTGGGCGATCGCCACCGAGGACCCGTATCCCAACCCTGTGCGAACGGAGCGCATTTTCATCCTGCCGACGGCCGGAGGGCACGATACGGCCCGGTACTGCCTGACCGTCAGCCGGTTCTTCGGGGCCCAGAAACTGCACCAGTACGGCAAGGAGCACCTCCGGTTCGCGGCGTGGGCTCCGAACGCCCAGGCGGTCGACGTCGTCTTCGGGAAAAAGGACAACGGCTATATCTACGACGACGGACGCGGCATCGACCCGAACCAGCCGGTGATCCCGCTGCACGGCATTGGCGCGGGCATCTGGGCCAGTGTTCCCCGGGCCGACTTCGCGTCCTTCGTGGGCCTGCCCTACATGTACCGCGTTCGCACCGCGCAGGGAGTGGTCCGGATGCGCACCGACCTCCACTCCCGGTGGCAGATGGGACGCGGCGCCATCAATCCGGAAAACCCGAACCACCCTGCCTGGGACGGGAATCCGGACAGCCTGGACGGAGGCGTGAGCTGCAGCGTCGTCATCGACCAGGACGTGGTGCGGGAAGAATTCGAACCGACCACCGACCCGCCGAAGCAGCTTCCCGACGAGGAGTTCTGGCTCACCGAGTTCACCCCTGCCACGCCGGTGCCGACCCGGCTGACGGAACTGGTGATCTACGAACTCCACATAGGATCGCTGGGATTCAGTCGGATTGACGCCGGCAAACTCCGGGATGCCATGGAGTTCATCCCTCATCTGGTGTCCCTCGGGATCAACGCGGTGGAACTGATGCCGGTGTCTGAGACCGGCGGGACCTTCAGCTGGGGTTACGGCGACACCCATCACTTCGTCATCGAGTCCAGCGCCGGCGGACGCGACAAGTACAAGCACTTCGTGCGGGAGTGCCACCGCAACGGGATAGCCGTCATCCAGGACGTCGTCTACAACCACTTCGACAACACCGCCGATCGGGCCCAATGGCAATACGACTCCGACCTGCCCGAGCAGAACATCTACTACTGGTACGAGGGCCGGTCCGCCGACCACGGGAACCCGGACAACGGGTACCTCCAGAACGGGTCTTCGGGACGGACCCCGCGACTGTGGGAGGAGAACGTCCGGCAGCTTTTCATCAGCAGCGCGGCGGAGTTCGCAGCGGAGTTCCACGTCGACGGCTTCCGCGTGGATCTCACCGAGGCCATCCACCGCGACCACCGGCGGGAGATCGATGGGTCGGAAGTTCTCGCGGCGCAGCTGTACGGGCACAAACTGTTGCGGGAGTGGAGCCGCACGCTGAACCTTATCCGTCCCTCCGCTATTCGAATTGCCGAAGATCACTCGGGCTGGAACAAAATCACCGAACCCGCTGACACCGGCGGGATGGGCTTCAATGCAACCTGGTTCTCGGACCTGTACCACGACCTCATCGGCGACGCCGCCAACCATGAGGACAGGGCGAAAATACTGCACGGTGCCGGATTCGGGACCGACGGCCCGCTGCCCTGGACCCAGTTCTGCGGCTCCTTCGCCAGGACGGGGGAGGCGCACGTTGTCTATCACGAATCCCACGATGAGGCAGGAAACGCGCAGGGCACTCTGCGCACCATCCGCGCGGCCATCAACGACGCCGTCCTGCACGGGCCGACCCGGGACGTCGCCGAGGCCAGGACGCGCGTCGTCGCCGGGATCAGCATGCTCTCGGCCGGCACGCCGATGTTTTTTATGGGCGAGGAAATCGGCGCGCGGAAGCCTTGTAAGTACGACGACATCCCGGGCGGACGGGAGGACATCCTGGGTGAGCGTTCCGGGCTCGGTGCGAACCTGTTCCGCTACTACCAGGACCTGATCCGGCTCCGCCGGGGCAGCCGGGCCTTCCGTTCGCGCACCATCGACATCATCCACGCCTCTGATGACGCCCGGGTTCTTGCCTTCGTCCGTTCCGACGGCACCACCCGTGAGCTGGTCGTCGCGTCCCTGAACAACCATCCGTTTGCGGCCGGGTACACCCTGCGAACGACGGCGGACCGGCTGGCCCCGGGCGGATGGCAGGAAATTTTCAACAGCGATTCCAGGTTCTATGGCGGAACCGATCTGGGCAACTACGGTGCCGTGCTGCCAAGTCAGGACGGGCGGATCGATGTGCGGTTGCCGGCCAACGGCCTCGTCGTCCTGCGACGGACGTGA